A segment of the Terriglobales bacterium genome:
AGTCCTGCAGGATCTGCATGAACTCCTCCGCGATGTGGTCGCCCTTGAGCGTCACCGTCAGCTTGCCGTCGACGAACACCGGTGCCTTCGGTTCCTCGAACGTCCCCGGCAGCGAGATGCCGATGTTGGCGTGCTTCGATTCACCGGGGCCGTTGACCACGCAACCCATCACCGCGACCTTCATCTCTTCCACGCCGGCGTACTGCGTCTTCCATACCGGCATGTGCTCGCTCAGGTAGCGCTGGATGTTCTCCGCCAGCTCCTGGAAATACGTGGAAGTCGTGCGGCCGCAGCCCGGGCACGCGGTCACCTGCGGCGTGAAGCTGCGGATCCCGAGCGATTGCAGGATCTGCTGCGCGACCAGCACCTCTTCGCTGCGGTCGCCGTTGGGCGCCGGCGTCAGCGAGACGCGGATGGTGTCCCCGATGCCTTCCTGCAACAGCACGCCCAGCGCCGCGGTCGACGCGACGATGCCTTTCGCCCCCATGCCCGCCTCCGTCAGCCCGAGGTGCAGCGGGTAGTCGCAGCGCGCCGCCAGCAGCCGGTAGACGTCGATCAGGTCCTGCACGCCCGAGACCTTCGCGCTCAGGATGATCTGGTCGTGCCCCAGGCCGTGCTTCTCGGCGCGCTCCGCCGAATCCAGCGCGCTCACGATCATCGCTTCCATGGTGACGTCGCGCGCGTCTTTCGGCTCGGCGAGTCGCGAGTTCTCGTCCATCATCCGCGTCAGCAGCGCCTGGTCGAGCGACCCCCAGTTCACCCCGATGCGCACCGGCTTCCGGTTCTCGATCGCCACCTCGATCATCGTCCGGAAGTTGTCGTCGTCCTTCTTGCCGATCGAGACGTTGCCCGGGTTGATGCGGTACTTCGCCAGCGCCTTCGCGCACTTCGGATACTTCTTCAGCAGCAGGTGCCCGTTGTAGTGGAAGTCGCCGATGATGGGCACGTTCACGCCCTGCATCATCAGCAGGTCGTAGATCTTGGGCAGCGCCTCCGCGGCGGCCTCGTTGTTGACCGTCACGCGCACCAGTTCGGAGCCCGCGCGCGCCAGCGCCGCCACCTGCTCGACCGTGGTCTTCACGTCGGCGGTGTCGGTGTTGGTCATCGACTGCACGACG
Coding sequences within it:
- the ispG gene encoding flavodoxin-dependent (E)-4-hydroxy-3-methylbut-2-enyl-diphosphate synthase, which encodes MAEIRRRQSVAVKVGSVRVGGDAPVVVQSMTNTDTADVKTTVEQVAALARAGSELVRVTVNNEAAAEALPKIYDLLMMQGVNVPIIGDFHYNGHLLLKKYPKCAKALAKYRINPGNVSIGKKDDDNFRTMIEVAIENRKPVRIGVNWGSLDQALLTRMMDENSRLAEPKDARDVTMEAMIVSALDSAERAEKHGLGHDQIILSAKVSGVQDLIDVYRLLAARCDYPLHLGLTEAGMGAKGIVASTAALGVLLQEGIGDTIRVSLTPAPNGDRSEEVLVAQQILQSLGIRSFTPQVTACPGCGRTTSTYFQELAENIQRYLSEHMPVWKTQYAGVEEMKVAVMGCVVNGPGESKHANIGISLPGTFEEPKAPVFVDGKLTVTLKGDHIAEEFMQILQDYVDSHYAKNEVAAKA